A portion of the Irregularibacter muris genome contains these proteins:
- a CDS encoding nucleoside triphosphate pyrophosphohydrolase, translating to MMKERHYNKLVRDNIPDIIKKGGSIPVTRVLGKDEYMACLHRKLQEEVAEYLKDNNLEELCDILEVLEAIATVMEFSENEIEEVKEKKAEKNGAFKEKIFLEKVIVEG from the coding sequence ATGATGAAGGAAAGGCATTATAATAAATTGGTCAGGGATAATATCCCAGATATTATTAAAAAAGGTGGAAGTATCCCCGTGACCCGGGTCTTGGGCAAGGATGAATATATGGCTTGTTTACATAGAAAACTACAAGAAGAGGTTGCAGAGTATCTGAAAGATAATAACCTTGAAGAATTATGTGATATTTTAGAAGTGCTTGAGGCGATTGCTACAGTAATGGAATTTTCTGAGAATGAAATAGAAGAGGTAAAAGAGAAAAAGGCAGAAAAAAATGGAGCTTTTAAAGAAAAAATATTTTTGGAAAAGGTAATTGTAGAGGGGTAA